The following are encoded together in the Pelodiscus sinensis isolate JC-2024 chromosome 22, ASM4963464v1, whole genome shotgun sequence genome:
- the PRDM12 gene encoding PR domain zinc finger protein 12 — protein MMGSVLPAEALVLKSGLKPPGLSLAEVITSDILHSFLYGRWRNVLGEQLLEEKGSHSSPRTAFTAEVLAQSFSGEVQKLSSLVLPSEVIIAQSSIPGEGLGIFSKTWIKAGTEMGPFTGRVISPEHVDLCKNNNLMWEVFNEDGTVRYFIDASQEDHRSWMTYIKCARNEQEQNLEVIQIGNSIFYKAIEMIPPDQELLVWYGNSHNTFLGIPGVPGLEEEQKKNKHEDFHTVETGASTAGRMRCVICHRGFNSRSNLRSHMRIHTLDKPFVCRFCNRRFSQSSTLRNHVRLHTGERPYKCQVCQSAYSQLAGLRAHQKSARHRPPNASLQSHSPALPGPHPASLAHHIPTMVL, from the exons ATgatgggctccgtgctccccgccGAGGCGCTGGTGCTCAAGAGCGGGCTGAAGCCGCCGGGGCTGTCGCTGGCCGAGGTGATCACGTCGGACATCCTGCACAGCTTCCTCTACGGCCGCTGGCGGAACGTGCTGGGCGAGCAGCTCCTGGAGGAGAAGGGCAGCCACAGTAGCCCCAGGACGGCCTTCACGGCGGAGGTGCTGGCGCAGTCCTTCTCGGGGG agGTGCAGAAGTTATCCAGCCTGGTCCTGCCCTCAGAAGTGATCATCGCCCAGAGCTCCATCCCCGGGGAAGGGCTGGGCATCTTCTCCAAGACCTGGATCAAAGCTGGCACCGAGATGGGCCCTTTCACCGGCAGGGTCATCTCGCCGGAGCACGTGGATCTGTGCAAGAACAACAACCTCATGTGGGAG GTCTTCAATGAAGACGGCACGGTCCGCTACTTCATCGACGCCAGCCAGGAAGACCACCGCAGCTGGATGACCTACATCAAGTGTGCCAGGAATGAGCAGGAGCAGAACTTGGAAGTGATCCAGATTGGGAACAGCATATTCTACAAGGCCATTGAG ATGATTCCACCAGACCAAGAACTGCTGGTCTGGTATGGGAACTCCCACAATACTTTCCTGGGGATTCCGGGTGTGCCGGGCTTGGAGGAGGAGCAGAAGAAGAACAAGCATG AGGACTTCCACACGGTGGAGACCGGCGCCAGCACGGCCGGCCGCATGCGGTGCGTGATCTGCCACCGCGGCTTCAACTCCCGCAGCAACCTGCGCTCCCACATGCGCATCCACACACTGGACAAACCCTTTGTCTGCCGCTTCTGCAACCGCCGCTTCAGTCAGTCCTCCACGCTCCGCAACCATGTGCGCCTGcacaccggcgagcgcccctACAAGTGCCAGGTGTGCCAAAGTGCTTACTCCCAGCTCGCTGGACTCCGGGCTCACCAGAAGAGCGCCAGGCACCGACCTCCCAACGCCTCCCTGCAGTCTCACTCCCCAGCCTTGCCCgggccccaccctgcctccctggCACATCACATACCTACCATGGTGCTGTGA